A window of the Lepus europaeus isolate LE1 chromosome 5, mLepTim1.pri, whole genome shotgun sequence genome harbors these coding sequences:
- the LOC133760858 gene encoding cytochrome c oxidase subunit 6A1, mitochondrial-like, whose protein sequence is MAAAAAAGSRVSRLLGRSRLQVRRPMSSGEPGEEGSARMWKALTYFVVLPSVGVSMLNVYLKSHHEEHERPEFIAYPHLRIRSKPFPWRGGNHTLFHNPHVNPLPTGYKDE, encoded by the coding sequence atggcggcggcggcggcagctggGTCCAGGGTTTCTCGGCTTCTAGGTCGGTCCCGCCTCCAGGTGCGGCGGCCTATGTCGAGCGGCGAGCCTGGCGAGGAGGGCTCAGCTCGCATGTGGAAGGCCCTCACCTACTTCGTCGTGCTCCCCAGCGTGGGCGTGAGCATGCTGAATGTCTACCTGAAGTCGCACCACGAAGAGCACGAGAGACCCGAGTTCATCGCCTACCCCCATCTCCGCATCAGGTCCAAGCCCTTTCCCTGGAGAGGTGGGAACCATACTCTGTTCCATAACCCTCATGTGAATCCACTTCCAACTGGCTACAAAGATGAATAA